One part of the Parabacteroides distasonis ATCC 8503 genome encodes these proteins:
- a CDS encoding condensin complex protein MksE: MKYTEEIYSTLSHGGFISSNSLSPAVRRYYDAIEEELTDYYEYYKGIGFYLESGNGYYFFARKESKADIDRKLEAAARWIDYLCFLKTYNSAFGPGFVFSKSDIVTQIRTEIELKEQAKELFSDKKGFEEIVDKLINELKTMGFIEYEDEDEGTWKVLTAFHYIEELVDCINITEEGQYEIPE; the protein is encoded by the coding sequence ATGAAATATACCGAAGAAATATACAGTACATTGAGCCATGGCGGATTTATCTCGTCCAATAGCCTTTCGCCCGCAGTCCGTCGTTACTACGATGCCATCGAAGAGGAGTTGACCGACTATTATGAATATTATAAAGGCATAGGTTTCTATCTTGAAAGCGGCAATGGCTACTACTTTTTCGCACGTAAAGAAAGCAAGGCGGATATAGATCGTAAACTCGAAGCCGCCGCTCGCTGGATAGATTATCTCTGCTTCTTGAAAACCTACAATTCAGCCTTCGGCCCCGGTTTCGTATTCAGCAAGTCGGACATAGTGACACAAATACGTACCGAAATCGAGCTGAAGGAGCAAGCCAAGGAACTCTTTAGCGACAAGAAAGGTTTCGAGGAAATCGTTGATAAGCTCATCAACGAGTTAAAGACTATGGGATTTATAGAGTATGAAGACGAGGACGAAGGCACTTGGAAGGTACTAACGGCTTTTCATTATATAGAAGAGTTGGTAGATTGTATTAACATAACAGAAGAGGGACAATATGAGATACCTGAATAA
- a CDS encoding methylated-DNA--[protein]-cysteine S-methyltransferase: protein MQYTDKYRSPLGEITLASDGDHLTGLWFDGQKYFAATLSAEHQERELPIFEQAKEWLDSYFMGKIPSFTPPIHLEDTPFRLAVWDLLSKIPYGEVVTYKELAGEIARQKGIPSMSTQAIGGAVGHNPISIIIPCHRVVGSDGSLTGYAGGVDKKRSLLTIEQAKGF, encoded by the coding sequence ATGCAATACACCGACAAATATCGATCTCCCTTGGGAGAAATAACCCTAGCCAGCGATGGCGACCACCTGACAGGATTATGGTTCGACGGGCAAAAATATTTTGCCGCCACTTTATCGGCGGAACACCAAGAAAGAGAACTGCCGATATTCGAACAAGCCAAAGAGTGGCTGGATAGCTATTTCATGGGTAAGATTCCCAGCTTCACCCCTCCTATCCATCTGGAGGATACGCCTTTCCGACTTGCGGTATGGGACTTATTGAGCAAAATACCTTATGGCGAAGTCGTAACCTACAAGGAGCTCGCCGGCGAAATCGCCCGGCAAAAAGGTATCCCGAGCATGTCTACGCAAGCGATCGGAGGAGCGGTAGGCCATAACCCAATCAGTATCATCATCCCCTGCCACCGTGTCGTAGGCAGCGATGGCAGCCTAACCGGATACGCAGGAGGTGTCGACAAAAAGAGAAGCCTGCTTACTATCGAGCAGGCCAAAGGATTCTAA
- a CDS encoding ferritin, whose product MILSRNLSEAFNAQVNAEMWSSNLYLSMSVYFQKAGLNGFAHWMKKQAAEELEHAHKLIDYALDRGGDITIGQINVVPTGWGNPLEVFEHVYKHECYVSELIDKLVDIAEADKDHASRDFLFWFVREQVEEESTAKEIVDQLKNYGECHYAIMDHRLGKR is encoded by the coding sequence ATGATCTTAAGTAGAAATTTATCAGAGGCGTTCAATGCCCAAGTTAATGCGGAGATGTGGTCTTCGAATTTGTATTTGTCAATGTCCGTGTATTTCCAGAAAGCAGGGTTGAACGGTTTCGCCCATTGGATGAAGAAACAAGCGGCTGAGGAATTGGAGCATGCTCATAAGTTGATCGATTACGCCTTGGATCGTGGCGGCGATATTACGATCGGCCAGATCAACGTGGTTCCGACAGGCTGGGGAAATCCGTTGGAGGTATTCGAGCATGTTTACAAACACGAGTGCTATGTATCAGAGTTGATCGACAAATTGGTTGATATCGCCGAGGCTGATAAGGATCATGCTTCCCGTGATTTCTTGTTCTGGTTCGTACGCGAGCAAGTAGAGGAAGAATCTACGGCTAAAGAGATCGTGGATCAATTGAAGAATTATGGGGAATGCCATTACGCCATTATGGATCATAGATTAGGAAAGAGATAA
- a CDS encoding DUF695 domain-containing protein: MRLSDVWFTALSENESGQMITVYGRDELNEFTESGKFKERVEITWKYEGDGRGLPSDDLGEKMEAVEEALRKAMEKKDKLAILTGVYTGGGEKVWVFYTRTVRVFGERLNEALAPFELLPISIYTEMDPDWEEYKDMYEMKEWAVD; this comes from the coding sequence ATGAGATTAAGCGATGTATGGTTTACGGCTCTCTCGGAAAACGAGTCAGGGCAAATGATTACCGTTTACGGGCGGGACGAGTTGAATGAGTTTACCGAATCCGGTAAGTTCAAGGAACGTGTCGAGATCACTTGGAAATACGAGGGAGATGGGAGAGGCCTTCCTAGCGATGACCTTGGCGAGAAAATGGAGGCCGTGGAGGAAGCGCTTCGTAAGGCGATGGAAAAGAAAGACAAGCTGGCTATCCTGACGGGTGTCTATACCGGAGGAGGAGAGAAGGTCTGGGTGTTTTACACACGTACCGTGCGTGTATTCGGCGAACGCTTGAATGAGGCCTTGGCTCCTTTCGAATTACTGCCCATCTCTATTTATACCGAGATGGATCCAGATTGGGAAGAATATAAGGATATGTATGAGATGAAAGAGTGGGCGGTGGATTGA